Part of the Girardinichthys multiradiatus isolate DD_20200921_A chromosome 14, DD_fGirMul_XY1, whole genome shotgun sequence genome is shown below.
ttttttttttttatatctgggCTTGAAATCCTTTAACCCTTCCTCTGATTAGTTCACCCTGTTGTCCTTGTCCTCTGCAGTCTCCAATGTCTACCCCTCTGTCATCAGGCACATTTTCGATTATATCTGCTACCTCATTCCCAGTTTTTTTGTGAAAGTCCTTCAATTCTATGAACTGTTCCATGATCTCCCAGTCATCTGTTTCTTTGTTATACCTCACATATCTGATGAGCTCCATATTCTGTCTGGGAAATCTCTTGTGTGGCATCACAGAtgactaaaaaataaatagcatCCTCCCTttcctttaaaattattctgccatatattttaataaattcattCTGAATGTCAGAGCACTGATAATGTGTCAGTCTGGTCCCTTGTTTTTTGTCCCTAACCTTTTGCAAGTGCTCATGAAGCTGTGAATTATAATGAGACAAAAGCTCTACCGTGCCTAAAAAATTTCAATATTAGATATCATCTAGGTGTTTGGTTTTACCCCTGAAAGGTAAATTCCTTGATGCCATGTGAAGCGTTATATCCAGGATTCTCTACAAGAGAGCATTAGTAGTTGTGCTGTAAGTGACCAAGTGTCTCTTCACCTTTTCCCTCCCATTGGCTGACTTACTGTACAATACGCATCATGTAATAACAACAAAGGGCAATATCCTTTATATGACTTTTTATGTCTTCTTCCACCATGTACATATCATCCTCAGTTTCTTTCTTTCCCTCATTCCTCCACTTCCACACTACTTCCTCCTTCTACCTGAGAGCACCATGGCTATATAGGATGTACACAATGCATGtgatatatacagtacaggATGTATATTAAAATATGCCATATACCAATAAATGACACTAACACTACAGAACAGTATATTGACCCAAATTTCCTACAGTTCTTTATCACCACCACTTCATTACATACAATAGAtacatgttttgtgtgtgtgtgttcctgttttggcatcacagtgagaaccaatttTCCGATATccccatcaaattgaggaccatttgtaccaaagtgaggacattttgctggtcctcacaacctattttgctaacagttaggtttaggactaaggtgtgaattaagtttaggttaaggttagggttaggcatgcactagtaatggttaggtttagggttattgtcagggttagggcatagaaagggttgaaaatgactgaaaatcaatggaactCAATGAGAGTCAACACacggtcctcactacatatagcaaaacaagagtgtgtgtgtctgcaagCTTCTCAAATAAATTACCCTTAATGATGGGAATaataaaatctgtatttttagaTGCAATTTAACGGCCATGATTCAATCTAAACGAAAGCATCAAACTGGATTATTTTAATATCTGTCTGTAACTGACATGCAAGGTAGGATACTCGCTGTTTCCAACCATCCAGCCTCCAATCTAGACAGGAGGCTGCATCTATTATTTTATGTcgattgttttttaattatttgtttttctttcaatgtCCCTTTGGCTCCATGATGGTTTCTGGTCTCTGGTGGCTGTTAATGTTCAGCtttgtttgttaaagaacatggcacagcATTTTTGCATGCCAGTTTGCACAGGCCTTTCAAACATGCCAAGTAtagatgcaaaaacagcaccATCAATCCTTTCCAGGTTTGATAAACCGCATTGCGGGTCACGTTGCTTTTCCTCCTCCCATAAATTTACacatttgggtcattatcatgtgttttgcatattcatgaagccAAACACGCTTAAAAGCTTGCGCCCACTGTTCCACTCATTTTACACACGCAATTTAATGATGTAGTTTAGCTTTGCGCATGCAATCCAGTGTGCACGTGTATTtgtacacgcaaaccttttTCAAGATCAGGACACcagtgtgtttaaaaaagtcaaattcTTATTGAATCTAGTACACCTGGAACTACAGTAATAACACACTGCTTAATGTAATCTTATAAGGAGTATACTGGGATTATGCTTTCATGTACGATAAAGTTGTCACCCAAGAAATAGCAGTGTATACAAAAAGCAGTCATGCACTGGCCATATATTTGAACAACCATTGTACAGAGATTTAAGCAGTTTCCACAGCGGCTTACCAGTAGTTTTTCCAGCTCACACCTTTACGAAACTGGTGTAAAGAAAGACAAAGAGGGCAAAGACGGAAGCAAACAGGGTCACAGTGACGATCTATATGTTGATAGAGAATTTATTTGAACTTTGACCTTCAATGAAGTGTTTCAAATGtacaaagtataaaaaaaatcccTTGGGTAATTGGCTGTGACCATGCACATTGAATTTTACCTTCCCATACTTATGCTTAATCCCCATACAACCCTCCAGGGGGAAAATGAAAATCCAGACATCATCTGGATCACAAGGAtatttggaataaaaaataatccaTAGTTCAGTGAACTTTACAAGCCACCTGCAATTCCAAGCTGTGCACAGCAGGGGGAGCTTTTCCTCAATGAATCAATTGCAAGCCGTTCAACGGCTCACGCCTTTGAGGCCCCTTTGTTTGTCACAAACTGCTCAAACATTCTACCAAAAGATTTCAAACCAGGGAGTATCTGATTACTGCCTTGGAAACAGCCATATCTGCAGCAGGAAGGTTGTGTAACATGGAACAAAATAATACCTTTAattccaaaaacaaaaaggcaaaacacattttatattcCCTTTGGCACACCCCTATGAGGGTAGTAACAGAACCCAACAGTACTTAAAATATATCGGAAGCCAATAACAAAACCAACAGTCcacagataataaaaaagagaaatacaTGCTTGGTTCTGCCATAGTATCAAAATGTCATAGACAACATCACATCTTTCTTCTGTTGCTGGTACTGAAATATCCACAGTGGCAAATAATTCTCAAGTATGAACAGTTTGTAGATGGAAATGTCCAtgtttatattcagtttcaagCCTTTCCAGCTTTTGTCCAGAGTATACCTCCATATACATGCAATAGGCAACTCAGCATCGATGTTCCATACTTTATTGGGCACTGATCCTTTCTCAGTATTGTGCTGTAGTTTTGGCTATTTAATGCCCACTGTTTTTTCCAGTACCAAGCGTCAATTAGTACCCACCAGGGGGACGTTACCCGCTTTGACAGCTgataactgaattaaattataaGTGCGATTCAAGCATGTTTATGACTTTATACTCCAAGGGATGTAAACAAAAGGCAATGTGTGGGTAGAAATTAGGTTAGGAACTGGCAAAGGAGCAATTTGACCTGGCTGACTGTGTTTTGTGTGCTTTTATGCTTTCAGTATGTACAATTTGAActttcattaaaaacatgtaGAAGTTGGGAATACTGAACTTCTATTCACAGTATCCTTGAATGAAAAAGCATAATGTAGAGAGATTTTACGTTTGTAAGGATATGGGACACATCCAAACTTGCATGTAGAAACGtttggaataaaaatgtaatttcaatAAAAGAATGTCTTATGCACATAAATCTGTCCGTATCCACAGAAGATTATAGTAGAAAAAAATGTTCCTGTTTAAATGCCTGAGGAGAAGACAGAGAGACTCGAAGACAATACAGAGGTATGCATGTTTCAGGCATAGTCAGAGACGCAAAAGTTCTGGATCAGGTCCCAAACGGTTGTGTGTAAGCAAACTTGACACATGCACAGTTACTCTTCCATTGAATACCACCTGCTCAACAATACGTCCTCGCTGTGGTGATGTTGCAATCGAGTCTTTACATACTTTCCcacagctcttttttttttgttgctcctCCCGCGTTTCCTGGTTTCCACTGGAATGAGATGATTCAGGTGTATACGCCCAAGGTTTCTCAGCTGTGTTCACCTGTCAGCTGAAGCCAGTTAAAATAACAGGTCATTACAAAAGTCGCGGCAGCTGCAACAAATGGGAATTTAGTAATGTTTCCGTCTGTTTGTAATGTGCCTGATCTCCAAACCACATGTAGAAATCAGGGGTGCTGTATTTTTATCTTCTTAAGTGAAGTCTGTTTCCATCCTGAGCAGAAAGTAAAAGATGTTTTTCTGGGTGACTTAGAAATGTCAAAAAGCACAGCTGTCCACTTCTGTAGTTTCACCTGATGTCCCACAGCCACCTGCTAAACTATCTGGGCCTTGTGGACGCAGGAAGTGTGGGGATTGTGAGACTGAGGGCTTATCCTGTTCTTTGAGAAGTTCGAGCTGGAGGCCTCACTGTCCTGATCATCAGGATGCTCCTGACTGGCAGGACCCCCCAGACCTTCGTCAATCTCATCCTCGTCATATGTAACATGTGGGTAGGTGCAGCTCACAAGGGGGTGCTGGTTGCTCTTGATGGCATTCCCTGGATATGAACCCCCATGTGTTTGGATGACGGCATTGCCGTTCATCTGCCTTATAACCTCAGTTGAGCGTGCCACAGGAAGTGGTGTCTTCGTGAGCGGTGGAAGCAAATGAGTGTCCTGCAGCATTAACACAGAGCAGATACATTCACTAGTTCCATTATTGTCATCAGGCAAATATGCAGAGGTTAGTAAGCTGGGTGAGATGATTTTCATAATTTGATATAAACAAGCTTAGACATGCCACAGGCAGCATGAAACACTTACCAAGGACATGCTGTTGTTTCTCACATACTGCTCTACTCTACGCCAGGTTTCGTCGTCCTGATCCATATTCCTGTCCCTCCCCCTCCGGGAGGTGTTGCAGATGGACGGTCTGCCCAGAGAGTCATATGCAGGACCTCCACGCCCACCTGAGACAGTTGATCTGCTGTCACGACAACGGGCTTGCTCCTATTGTAGGAAAACACACCGTATATTAACATACAGAGGTGGACTTATTAGATagattgtgatttttttcttgtgtgaTATGGTGAGTTTACTCATAGAGTCTTCATTGTTTAAAGCATCCCAAATCATTTTAGGGTATTGACTTATAATGGAAAAGGCTGTCAGAGAGATTAGATGGCGGAGCAACAAATATGCAAAGATATATTTCTGTCCCAACcagtatgttttaaaataatctcatttagattttttttacagcGGCCTGCAAAATTCATGCTCTTGAACCTTTTAACATATTGAAGAATACATGGCTTCACAGCACagcacagctttttttttttttttttttttgtgaaaatgtgttCAATTATTTAACCTTTCTCTTCCACCTCAGTAAaggtaagaaaataaaataaaactatgaaggcttccacttcacagttaggCTTTatagtgtgtggttgtaatgtgaaaaaagtggaaaagttcaaagggtaggaatactttttcaaagtaCTTAATGTTGGGTATTCACCGACTGTTTCATTAGCCTTTTAATCTCTCCTTAACATATTACAAACTACTTGGTTAGACACTGAAATTTTATTGCTTAAGTCGGTAAAACAGTAAGgcttatttaaaacacaaaatcataTATTAAAAAAGGAAGCACAACTAGTTAGTGATTGCAGCTCCTTGACTgtctgaaataaacaaaacatgcttgacaaacaaaacaagctacaccaaaaaattggaaaatatCATCATACTACTATCACAAAACATCTAAACAGGAGTGCTTCTCTTTGTACCTGGATCCTGGACATCTTCACCGAGAGTGATATCCCTCTCTTGTTAGCATGCTGTGAAGCTAATGGGCCTAGCATCATCTTGGTTGCTTTCCACCTTATTCCTGAGGGCGTTGATGAAGAATTGGTTGTGTTCACAACTTCCACTTAGATTGCAGCAACTACAATAAAGTGGTTTGCTTCGATAACTAAACAAAACCCGCTTAGTGTGTACTAAGCTGTATTTTCAGGTAAATGGTTTGCAGTTTCCAGTCCACCTAATATAGATTTCTTACTATTTTAATGAACACATAGTTATGGGCATGTCTGTGCAAAGCTCGGACATGATTGTGCTTGTGGCGGCTGCACATAGTCAAAGTTTACGTTCTTGCTTTATCTTGGTAAACATGTACTCAAAGTGAATAAGGATTATTCCTGGGATCGGTGACTTATTATCCCAACAGATTAGGAATCAAGATAATTTTGCCACTTAAATGTGaagtaactaataaaaactctgtgagttagtttgttttactttgtcaTTAAAAGCCCATGGTGGAAAACCACCAGGAAAAAAAGTGGCACTGCTGACAGCAGATTAGGAATAATTTTAGGTATAGCAACTATGATGGGTataaattaaaactaaatagCTTAGCAATTTGTTTCTGCATATAGTTACCAATCTATAGTAACCAGTAACGTTTTGCATCATATTTATTAAGGTTATAATACTAGAcagtgtttttatatttcaaattCAACCACCCAATTATTGGTTTCTACATAGTTTAGAGGGGAATGAGGATGCTGAAGCCATAGAACCCAAACGTCCTAAGAAAATGCAGTCTAAAAGTATATAAAAGGCCTTTAATAATGCATTGTATTACTATTAATGTCAAAGTCTGAGATGCACTACATTCAGGTCTGAAATGGTGAAGTTCAGAACTTAGTCGTGCGGCATCTAGATAGTAAAGCCTCAGTCCCAGGCCTGGCCTTGCATGCAGATTTACAATGAAATGTAGACTGACCTTGAGGGAAGACAGGCTGTTCCTCAGGGTTCCCTCCACCCTGAGAGGGATGCTTTCCTCAATCTGCAATGAAAAGAAACCCATCATTTTACttttgaaaaggaaaacaaaaggcAACTGTGAATGAAGTTATTATAACTGCTGACATAAAGTCACAGATACATGAGGAAACCCAAACTGCCAGTGAATAAAGAAGAACTCATACTAGTAGCACCTCTCTGGTATCAATGCTGACAGAGTTCACTCTCCTAAACGAAGCTTGTCTGGATAGAGTGTTTATTTCCTCCCTGGGAAAGATATGAGATGGGAAAGCAACAGTTACTTAAACAGTTTCAATCTCGCATCACATACATTAACATAAATCACGTATATagttatatattatttttttgctctttctttgcattcattcatatatCCTCTGTATTTTCTAAGCACTCTACCATGTTATAACTGTCAAATGTAGTATGCttaatttgttttcattcatGCATATTTACTCAATCTGCCCTGTGGAGATTATTAAAGCTTAATCTGATTATATCTAATCTAAATTAGCACAGTTTTATCTTGTACTTTTTCAAAGTCAGCTCCTTTTTCAATTTCTTGTTCTTGCGTCTGTGGTGACAAATGAGTATGATGACAACAATGAGCATAATTATCAGCACTCCACCACCCACGGCCCCCACGAGGACCATCATCATGTTATTAGGGTTGTTCCTGGGATCAGGAGACTCTGTGAAAGCAGATAGTTGAGATTAAAGTCTTGTGTTTATATACAGATACATAGATCCTCACAGTTTGCATTAGAGTGACAAGTCATGCTGACAGCGCTGTCATCTACCTCCTAAAGTTATCTGCACCTTCGCCTTGGCTTCACCCTCTGTGTTCTTTACCGCGCACTGATAGGTGCCAGCGTCTGAGGAGTTTAGGGGTTGTTCAAAGACAAGTCTTCCATCAGTGTGGGGAACTGCACCTTTAGGCAGGACTCCACCTAATCTGTagacagaacaaaaacaggGCAAAGTTACAAGGCAGCACAGTTACAGTGCCTGGCAAAGGTGTTCACACCCTATTTTGACGTGCTGTTCTCATCGGttagttagagaacattagtaaacacaCCTACATGATGATCAAGGAGCACAGaggacaggtcagggagaaagttgtggtaaagtttaaagcagggttaggttataaagcaAAATTCAAAATTTTCTACATCTCGCAGAGATTCAACCCCTCTTATgactgtgaaaaaataaatgtacaaaagATGAGGAGTCATCTTGCCATTGGCAGgttgtgagtttttattttcattatttatttatttattcagtcaaTTATCAAATCATTTGTTGTCAACACTACAGACAACAcgacaaacaaaaacaggataACTGAAAATGTACAGGCAGAAGCACAATGCTTAAATTTGTGCATGTCCCACACTTCAAAATAAACTACCCATCACCATTCTTACAATACaggagagaaaaagaagaaaaagaaaaccatataattatttaaatataggaACCAGTAAACAGAGTTGtagtgaaaagaaaacaaataagaatGCCAGATGCAGTATAACAATATAAAGTTATTTACACTTATAACCCTCAAATATTGTCCCACTTTCTTGAGGGTTATATGTGTAAATACTGAAGTTTGTCTTCCGTTTCCCCACATTACATGTTGATGTGCTCCTGAGCAAGGCCCCAAGGTGCCTTCTAATCTGTTTATCTGTGAAGTTGTGGTTTGAAAAAGCCAGTTGCAGAAAGGATCTCGGGAGTGGCTTGATGAATTGAAggatttaattaaaacaaaagcaaaccacTTACAGAACGGCACAAGAAGAACAGGACGTGGATCGTGGATAGAAAAACAAGTACAGAAACAGACATGGTACAGGTTGGAGAAAGACGCAGGTAAACAGAAGATGAGAACCACTAAGCTTAAATACAGAGCCAGGGGTGGAGAAATGACAAGCAAACCAGAAGAGTAATCAGAGGCCTGGAACAGCTGTGGCAGGGGAAGGAagggaagctgaagaagaaagATTAATTAATAAAGAGCTGAACAGGGAGACAAAACACCCAGGGAAAAAAATCGAACAGATCTTACAGAAATAATTCTAAATGAACCACGAACATGAAAACATAGTAAGAAACCAAATACTAAGACATGAACTGAAAGGTGTTGATGAAAAATTCGTTGCCTTGGATAAGAGCCCTTGTCATAACCTGATACTCTGCATGACCTAAATTAGTAATCACCCCCTCTCCCTGTCACTTAATCTACGGCCTAACTTAATAACTAGGGCCGAGAGCAATGGATCTACAAAGGCTGTTTGTCCCAGGGAGGGTCCAGGGACGAAGAGTCCCAGATAGGCATGCCACTGTATCATGGCATCAGTTTCAAGAATTGCTATCTTGAAATTATTATAAAGAGATATTCTTTGTTTGTTGAGTTGGAGCAGTTTTGGCAGGGCTCTTGAATTCCTGTTTGACTACTGTAAACTGCTCTCCAATGCGCATGGTAATCAATAAAGCTGACTTGAGAGATGATGTCCAATCTCCCCTTGGTAAATACCAATTTTTCCACAACAAAGGCAACAGCTTACTAAGAATAACGGGCACAGAGGAATTAGCtgaatataaacataaaaacaaaatatgcagacaaaataaaataaaatcccaaacaCCTCAAGTCGCAAAGGTATCAGTGTATAAATGTAGT
Proteins encoded:
- the nectin4a gene encoding nectin-4 isoform X2 → MTSLLNRLSLGLLVLQVLVTGIQGEPEVIPSKHLLQSLEEAETVLPCLYQPSTDKVVQVTWYKVSPAKPKEQIIVANNADGHLAFGTWSGRVRFKSSEPTVDSTLVIISTKVSDEGVYICHISTFPSGNFEREISLTVWTTPITSLDAVVVKEGEPYKLVASCRSVARPPPQLSWDTELNGQSINRTSDNGAVNTHYFLHPLRSMNGKRLDCLVWHPVFQTPRRLKNLLVVHFPPHAEVSGFNEDWHVGMENTALRCIHGGNPEPTLTWTRLGGVLPKGAVPHTDGRLVFEQPLNSSDAGTYQCAVKNTEGEAKAKVQITLGESPDPRNNPNNMMMVLVGAVGGGVLIIMLIVVIILICHHRRKNKKLKKELTLKKEEINTLSRQASFRRVNSVSIDTREIEESIPLRVEGTLRNSLSSLKEQARCRDSRSTVSGGRGGPAYDSLGRPSICNTSRRGRDRNMDQDDETWRRVEQYVRNNSMSLDTHLLPPLTKTPLPVARSTEVIRQMNGNAVIQTHGGSYPGNAIKSNQHPLVSCTYPHVTYDEDEIDEGLGGPASQEHPDDQDSEASSSNFSKNRISPQSHNPHTSCVHKAQIV
- the nectin4a gene encoding nectin-4 isoform X1, with amino-acid sequence MTSLLNRLSLGLLVLQVLVTGIQGEPEVIPSKHLLQSLEEAETVLPCLYQPSTDKVVQVTWYKVSPAKPKEQIIVANNADGHLAFGTWSGRVRFKSSEPTVDSTLVIISTKVSDEGVYICHISTFPSGNFEREISLTVWTTPITSLDAVVVKEGEPYKLVASCRSVARPPPQLSWDTELNGQSINRTSDNGAVNTHYFLHPLRSMNGKRLDCLVWHPVFQTPRRLKNLLVVHFPPHAEVSGFNEDWHVGMENTALRCIHGGNPEPTLTWTRLGGVLPKGAVPHTDGRLVFEQPLNSSDAGTYQCAVKNTEGEAKAKVQITLGESPDPRNNPNNMMMVLVGAVGGGVLIIMLIVVIILICHHRRKNKKLKKELTLKKEEINTLSRQASFRRVNSVSIDTREVLLIEESIPLRVEGTLRNSLSSLKEQARCRDSRSTVSGGRGGPAYDSLGRPSICNTSRRGRDRNMDQDDETWRRVEQYVRNNSMSLDTHLLPPLTKTPLPVARSTEVIRQMNGNAVIQTHGGSYPGNAIKSNQHPLVSCTYPHVTYDEDEIDEGLGGPASQEHPDDQDSEASSSNFSKNRISPQSHNPHTSCVHKAQIV